CGGTGCCCAATTTCCAGGTTGTTGGATACTCAATGTGAGAGATTCCCGCAATCCTAGAGGGCCTCCAGCAGAGCGGCCAGGATTGTTGTGTGTACGTGGGGGTGGGGGTTTATGCCTGGAACAGGCGTCTGCGGGCCTTGCACGgagggcgttccgggagcggcgAGCGCGCATGGGGACCTGGACTCCCCACGCACGgagagggaggtagaggttggagAGGTGAGCTGGGGACAGGCTCCAGAAGGCGGAATTCCAGGTCAAAGGTGGGGCGTGGAGAGCGTCTCTCTGAACTGGGGTTGGGGGCCAGAGCACAGGGTTCTGGGATGGGGCCCTCCCGGTAGGGGATGAACATACTTCCAGAGGAGGGGTAGAGCCCAGCGGCTGAGCCGGCTGGGGAGTCCATCCGGAGCTCCGGGAACTCGGGGTCCGCGTCCTCCTCGTAGGCCTCTTCCTGGGCGGCGATCTCTGGGACAGATGCGCAGAATTCCAGCTCGACGACGACGTCCTCCCTGACAGCGCCCAGGAAAACGTCCACTTCCAGCCCGGTAGACGAGTCGTGCTGCGCTCCTGAGCGTTCGTCGACGGAGCTCAGGAGGACCTCTGGGATCAGGATGAGGGTGTGTCCACCGAGAGACACTCGCAGGATCGACGTTGGTGCGGGCTCCAGCACCAGGTCGACGTCGTCCAGGGGCACACGCAGGGCACAGCCCGCGGCCAGGACCACTATGGAGGTGAGCGCGCCCACGGCCGGGTCCCCCGCCGGGTCTTCCAGGCTGGGTGCCGCGCGGGGTTCGGGGCCCGCGGGCTCCTCCAATCGGAGGCGCTTGGCAGGGCCGGGTCCTCCTGGCTGCTGTCCCCACCAGGGCGCAGGGCAGGCGCTGGGGCTGCGGGGCAGGCTGACCATCGCCTCGACGGCGCTGTGGACGGCGCTCCTGGGCCTAGCAGCGGACGTGGGGAGCGCGGCGGTGAAGTCCTCTTTGAAGTAACAGATGTCGGTGGTAGGGGAGGCGGGTTGGGGCGAGCGGGGCGCAGGACCGCGCGACGCGGGGCTTGTCCTCGGAGCTCCAGGGGCGCCTCCTGGGGGACCGTAGTCTGGGCTGCTGGTGGTGCCTCGCCGGCCACCGGGCTCAGCCTAGCTCGTTGGACCCTTGGGCCTTCCTGATGCAGACCCGGATGCGCACTGCAAAGCCAATTATGTTGTAAATGACGGCAGCGGAACCGAAGTCGCAAAATGTCACGCAATGCTCCGCCCCCTGGAGGACCCGCTCTACAGGCGGAGGTATCCGTGCTGTCCAGTATCCGTGGCTATAATTGGTCGGACACGCTGGGGAAATACTCTTATAGGCCTCTAGGGGGCAGAATGATCAGTATAACTTATTCAGAAAAAATGATACAACTGTAATAGAATTTAAAAGATGGCTCGCCTTTAGAACTCATGTTGTCTTGTGATTTCAGGGATTCTAGAGAAAAGACCACTCAGATCTCTCCGACCCATCCAAATGCTACATACAATTCCTTTAATGCtactaaattatttcattttaggagtattcagaaaatacagatttctacttgggaaaattgattttaaaattctaagtgaagctgggagtggtggctcgcgcttgtaatcccagcactttgggaggctgaggaaggctgatcgcttgagcccaggagttcaagaccactctgggcaacatggtgagactcggtccctatgaaaaatttaaaaattcaaaaattagcctggcgtggtggtgcgtacctgtggtcccagctatttgggaggctgagatggcaagATCGatggagcccgggaggtcaaagcTGGAGTGAACCgtggtggcgccactgcactccagcctgggcaacagagtgagaccctgtctcaaaaaaaaaaaaaaaaaaaagtgaaacatttgtgaatagtttcatcctgaaagttaaaaagttataaaattattaatcatattaaaatttaaaacaatattaataaaattatttttttcttttcttttttttttttgagatggagtcttgctctgtcgcccaggctggagtgcagtggcgcgatctcggctcactgcaagctccacctcctgggttcacgccattctcctgcctcagcctcccgaatagctgggactacaggcgcccaccaccgtgcccggctaatttttttttgtatttttagtagagacggggtttcaccgtgttagccaggatggtctcgatctcctgaccccgtgatctgcccccctcggcctcccaaagtgctgggattacaggcatgagccaccgcgcctggccgtataaaattaatttttaaattgaacacTTATATTTCCATgactcttgaattttttttttttttgacagagtctgactctgtctcccaggctggagtgcagtggtgcaatctcagctcactgcagtcttggcctcccaggctccggtgatcctcccacctcagcctccggagtagctgggactacaggcctgtgccaccacactggctattttttttgtatttttagtagaggcagggttttgccatgttgcccaggctggtcttgaactcttgggctcaggcgatcctccctcatcggcctctcaaagtgctgggattacaggtgtgagccactgcatctgacctgagcttttttttttttgagacggagtctcactctgtcacctaggtttgagttaagtggcacgatcttggctcactgcaacttccgcctcccgggttcaagccattatcctgcctcagcctcccgagtagctggcagtacaggcacttgccaccatgcctggctaatttttgtatttttagtagagacaaggtttcaccatgttggccagtgtagtgtcaaactcctgacctcaagtgatctgcctgcctcggcctcctaaagtgctgggtgctggggttacaccgtgcccagccctgagtttttttgttttgttttttttttgtttgagacaaagtcttgctcttgtcccccaggctggagtgcaatggcgcgatctcagctcactgcaacctccgcctcccgggttcaagtgattttcctgcctcagcctcccgagtagctgggattacagggacttaccaccatgcccgtctaatttttgtatttttagtagagagggggtttcaccatgttggccaggctggtctcgaactcctgacctcaggtgatccacccgcctcggcctcccaaagtgctgggattacaggcgtgagccaccatgccctgccagtcCTGAGTATTTTAAAAAACGATCTTCTTCATTCTTCACAACACCTGAGGCTCAGTGGTAAagcaaatttttcttaaaaaaataatttaaaaaatttgtgtgggtatatagtagaggtatatatttatagggtacataagatgttttgatacagaaatGCAGTGTGAATAAGCACATTatagaaaatggggtatccatctcctcaagcatttatcctttgagttacaaacataCCAGTTACACTCTCTAAgttatcaaatagtaggtcttattcattctttgtgttttttttttttgtatgcatTAGCCATCCTCACTTCCCTGGTaaagcaaatttttcaaaatcaaataCCCAGGTTGTGTTGGATGTGGGAATCAAATGCACAGATATAGCTGGCTTTAAATCAAAGACTCTTTCCTGACACTTTTATGAGGAAAGTAGGAGTAGTAGATCACTAATTGGTACTGTGTATGCCTTTCAAATTAACAGGTAATACCCCTTTCCccattcttttttcaaaatggcTTTCCCTGCTTACATTCCCGTGAGCAGAGTATGTTTCCATTTCACTAAATCTTTGCAAGCATTTCTTATTGCCACATTCTTAAATCTTTTTCAAGCTATTGTAGTAAAATGctatttcattttgcatttctgattaCCAATAAAGTgaaccatttttccttttttttattatactttaagttctagggtacatgtgcacaacgtgcaggtttgttacatatgtatacatgtgccatgttggtgtgctgcacctattaactcgtcatttacattaggtatatctcctaatgctatccctcccctctcctcccaccccttgATGGGCTCCgatatgtgatgttcccctttctgtgtccaagtgttctcattgttcaattcccacctatgagtgagaacatgtggtgtttggtttttcgttcttgcgatagtttgctgaaaatgatggtttccagcttcatccatgtccctacaaaggacatgaacttacccttttttatggctaaagtgtaccattttttcatatgcttatttgctattCTTGTATCTTCTTATTTGAAATGCTcctatcttctatttttttacttttaaaaaactcagGTTCACAATATTGTATACCAGTTATTCATCAGATATATGTGTAGCAAATATCTCTGTCATTCTCCCACAGTTTTTGAAGGCATTAGCACCTGATTCACTATTATTCCCAGCCGATCTACTTCTGATATAATTTGTggtaattttaatgttttcatagaTTTTTCCCCCTGAAGTCCTAGCCTCTTAGTTCACAATTTTGTTCTGCCTCCTACCTCACTGACTCATACCCTTGACTTTGTCGTTACCCCAAGTTGTAATCCCTTTATAATCACAATTTCAACATTTTATTCTCACAGCACCACCTTCTAACTTTCtaactcagttttaaaaaatatccaaatctatccatttttcattctctctggaaAAATCCTTTTATCCTACCATCTTTTAATGGAAACTGATATCATCAGGTTCTCACTTCCCTCTTTACCGGGAACTTAAATTCCACGGACAGCCTTGATAGTCATTgtcatatttatatcttcatctttctttcctgTCTACTGCTTTGCTGGTTAAATCTATCTGCCTACTCAGTGCCCTTACTTGTATGGCTGAATGTGTCTGGAGAAAAACACTCAATCTCTTTGACTAGTCTCACTTTATAATCATGATCACCAACCTCCAGTGGGTTCCTAATGCTGCCAAGTGATCTTACTATATTGCTCTAGTCCATTCATTCTCTCACTCTTCCAGATGAAtattgcttgctttctcttttcttctcaagCCTCCAATACCTAATCtcttattttcacttttaaatggTCACCTTACTTTCTTTTCACTGAGACAATAGAAgcaatctgaagatatttttcaaaattcccatAATCACATCGGCCCATATAGTTGCATCGGGACTAcatattctctcttctttcctgttCCCTTAGATAAATTGTTCATGGTCCTAGCAAAGGCCACCCCCTCCACTTGTGCAGTTGATTTAATCTCATCTTGCCTTCTCAAGAACATTACTTGAGTAATTCTGTCTCTGTCCTGGATCATCAAATTTTAGCTATCTCATCAAATTTTAACTACTGAATCAGTATCTTCAATATATAATTTGAGAGGAAACCTCTTCTGTGTTAAACAAAAACTCTTGACTTGACTTAAACTCCTCCAGTTTCTGCACCAACTTTCTCCTTATATACCCAAACTCTTGAGTTAGTCAACAATACTTACATTCCCCAATTTCCTTCCTCCCATGCTCTCTTGAGCCCATTCTAATCAGACTCCTGTCTGTGCCAGTCATCTATAAACCCTCTTACTAAGGTCACTAATGACCCCTATATTATTACATCCAGTAGTTAATTCTCAGTCCTCATCTTGCATTCACTCTCTCCTTTAAACATTTACCCGCCTGGCATCCAGGATCTTTCACTCTCCCAGTCTGTCTTTGGCATCTTCTAATTTTTTCCCTTATTCTGAAGGTTGGAATATCCCAGGAGCCAGTtcttggcctcttttttttttcctgtcaactTTCACTCTTTTATGTTAAACACCATCTGTATATTGGTGACTCTCAGATATGTGTCTCCCTCCTGTACCTCCCCTATGAACAAACAATTGCATTGTCAACGTTTTCTCCTGAATATCTGTTAATTTGAAACacatgtagttttcatttttataggtCAGAATAGTtgaatatttctcattttatatatttcaacatAATAATAGGCGGTTCAAACGTTAGGTCCAAATTCGAGCTCTTCGTATTTCCCCAAACCCAATTATCTCcaagtattaaccatcacagtaatCGGTAACTCCATCCTTCCTTTTGCTCAAACCAAAATTTTGGAATTAAGTGTCCTTTCCTTTGAAAAGGAGTGTCTTCCTTTCATGCTCCATAGCCATTCCATCAGGACGtcctagatcgtgccacttccTACCATCCCTCCAACTACCACCCTACTACCACTTTTATCTCTTGAGTAAATTACTGTAGAAGCCTCCTAAATGGTTTCTTTGCATCTCTCCTTTGTCTCTTTTCCAGCTAATCTCCATACAATAGCTAGAGTTGTTCTGTTAAACCATACGTAAATTATGCCACTCAGCTCAAACACCTCCAATTCCATTCAGGGTAAAAGCCAATGTTTTTATATGGGCCTATAGGTTGTGCTTGGATCTCTCACTCCCATTATCTGTCAGAGTTTATCTTCTATCACTCTGTCCTCTGCTCTCTGGTTTCTATGATTTTCCTAAAAATTGACAGGCATGCTTACAGATTTTGCAATTGTTCTTCTCCTGCCTAGAACACTTTACATCTCTCTGAGTGTTTACTCACTTCCTTCAGACCATGTTGCCAGCAGCTCAATTTCTGAGGTTTTCCCGGAGCACACTATCTAAGATGGCAATCCCTGACCCTTCTACCTCCCCTCCCTACCTTAATTTAATCCTTAGCACTTATCAGTATTTAACATGTGgtgcattttattcatttatcttgtttatttaatttaatttaatttatttttattatacttttaagttctaggatacatgtgcacaatgtgcaggtttgttacatatgtgtacatgtgccatgttggtgtgctgcacccattaactcctcatttacatgagatatatctcctaatgctttccctccaccctcccccaactccacaacaggccccggtgtgttatgttccccttcctgtgtccaagtgttctcattgttcaattcccacctatgagtgagaacatatggtgtttggtttttcattcttgtgatagtttgctgagaatgatggtttccagcttcatccatgtccctacaaaggacatgaactcatcctttttatggctgcatagtattccatggtgtatatgtgccacattttcttaatccagtctatcattgatggacatttgggttggttccaagtctttgctattgtgaatagtgctgcaataaacatatgtgtgcatgtgcctttatagcagcgtgatttataatcctttgggtatatacccagtaatgggatcgctgggtcaaatggtattcctagttctagatccttgaggaatcaccacactgtcttcctcaatggttgaactagtttacagtcccaccaacagtgtaaaagtgttcctatttctctacatcctctccagcacctgttgtttcctgactttttaatgatcgccgttctaactggtgtgggatggtatctcattgtggttttgatttgcatttctctgatggccagtgatggtgagcattttttcatgtgtctgttggctgcataaatgtcttcttttgagaagtgtctgttcatatcctttgcccacttttgatggggttgtttttttctcataaatttgtttgagttctttgttgattgtggatattagccctttgtcagatgagtagattgcaaattttttctcccattctgtaggttgcctgtttgctttgatggtagtttcttttgctgtgcagaagctccttagtttaattagatcccatttgtcaattttggcttttgttgccattgcttttggtgttttagacatgaagttcttgcccatgcctatgtcctgaatggtattgcctgggttttcttctagggtttttatggttttaggtctaacatttaagtctttaatccatcttgaattaatttttatataaggtgtaaggaagggatccagtttcagctttctacatatggctagccagttttcccagcaccatttattaaatagggaatcgtttcctcattgcttgtttttgtcaggtttgtcaaagatcagatgtttgtagatgtgtggtattatttctgaggcctc
This region of Gorilla gorilla gorilla isolate KB3781 chromosome 2, NHGRI_mGorGor1-v2.1_pri, whole genome shotgun sequence genomic DNA includes:
- the LOC101152850 gene encoding proline-rich protein 23B, which gives rise to MVSLPRSPSACPAPWWGQQPGGPGPAKRLRLEEPAGPEPRAAPSLEDPAGDPAVGALTSIVVLAAGCALRVPLDDVDLVLEPAPTSILRVSLGGHTLILIPEVLLSSVDERSGAQHDSSTGLEVDVFLGAVREDVVVELEFCASVPEIAAQEEAYEEDADPEFPELRMDSPAGSAAGLYPSSGSMFIPYREGPIPEPCALAPNPSSERRSPRPTFDLEFRLLEPVPSSPLQPLPPSPCVGSPGPHARSPLPERPPCKARRRLFQA